In Halobaculum sp. XH14, a single genomic region encodes these proteins:
- the hemA gene encoding glutamyl-tRNA reductase, protein MTEAGVVRGVSVSHARADVEDIGSVGGDAAADTVSGLLARDGVTEAFAIRTCNRAEAYVVADDGEAGEAALADFAAAVPEEVVVSLDHESSLRHLMRVAAGLESLVLGEDQIIGQVKRAFAESRRAGGIDAMLDGVLTKAIHVGERARAETAINEGSVSLGSAAVELAAEELDLTGSTAAVLGAGEMGTLAARALDDAGVDRVVVANRTVPHAEHVACELDVSAEAVPLADAPAAAHEADVLISATGADGYVLEADDLADAGDVVCIDLAQPRDVDPDAAVGDAAAGTASTGDESGVTVHDLDALKAVTAETQASRRSEAERVEAMIDEEMDRLLASFKRRRADEAISAMYEGAERTKARELDRALTKLEAQGELPDEQRETVESLADALVGQLLAAPTKSLREAAMEDDWDTIHAAMELFDPEFETPAVESDDGVAGPPERVSEQFTDD, encoded by the coding sequence ATGACTGAGGCGGGCGTGGTACGCGGCGTCAGCGTTAGCCACGCGCGGGCCGACGTCGAGGATATCGGGTCGGTCGGCGGCGACGCGGCGGCCGACACCGTCTCGGGCCTGCTCGCCCGCGATGGCGTCACCGAGGCGTTCGCCATCCGGACCTGCAACCGGGCGGAGGCGTACGTCGTCGCCGACGACGGGGAGGCGGGCGAGGCCGCGCTCGCCGACTTCGCCGCGGCCGTCCCCGAGGAGGTCGTCGTCAGCCTGGACCACGAGTCCTCGCTCCGGCACCTGATGCGGGTCGCCGCCGGCCTGGAGTCGCTCGTGCTGGGCGAGGACCAGATCATCGGCCAGGTGAAGCGGGCGTTCGCCGAGTCCCGGCGGGCGGGCGGCATCGACGCGATGCTCGACGGCGTGCTCACGAAGGCCATCCACGTCGGCGAGCGCGCCCGCGCCGAGACGGCGATCAACGAGGGCTCGGTGTCGCTCGGCTCCGCCGCGGTCGAACTCGCGGCCGAGGAACTCGACCTCACGGGCTCGACGGCCGCCGTGCTCGGCGCCGGCGAGATGGGGACGCTCGCGGCCCGCGCGCTCGACGACGCCGGGGTCGACCGGGTCGTCGTCGCCAACCGGACGGTTCCCCACGCCGAACACGTCGCCTGCGAACTCGACGTCTCCGCCGAGGCGGTCCCGCTCGCGGACGCGCCCGCGGCGGCCCACGAGGCGGACGTGCTCATCAGCGCCACCGGTGCCGACGGCTACGTGCTCGAGGCCGACGACCTGGCCGACGCCGGCGACGTCGTCTGTATCGACCTGGCCCAGCCGCGCGACGTCGACCCCGACGCGGCGGTCGGCGACGCGGCGGCCGGCACCGCGTCGACCGGCGACGAGAGCGGCGTGACGGTTCACGACCTCGACGCGCTGAAGGCGGTGACCGCCGAGACCCAGGCGAGCCGACGGAGCGAGGCCGAGCGGGTCGAGGCGATGATCGACGAGGAGATGGACAGGCTGCTCGCGTCGTTCAAGCGCAGGCGGGCCGACGAGGCCATCTCCGCGATGTACGAGGGCGCCGAACGGACGAAAGCGCGCGAACTCGACCGGGCGCTGACGAAGCTTGAGGCGCAGGGCGAACTGCCCGACGAACAGCGCGAGACCGTCGAGTCGCTCGCCGACGCGCTCGTCGGGCAGTTGCTCGCGGCACCCACGAAGAGCCTCCGCGAGGCGGCGATGGAGGACGACTGGGACACGATCCACGCGGCGATGGAGCTGTTCGACCCCGAGTTCGAGACGCCGGCCGTGGAGTCGGACGACGGCGTTGCGGGTCCCCCGGAGCGGGTCTCCGAGCAGTTCACGGACGACTGA
- a CDS encoding DUF7260 family protein translates to MTQMGGGVGRLPTSSVEESVESACYVADCGHPELVAAVTVLCLTAAFLLLSGIVLDRIFEARDALEVERTRTRAERDAFDRFRRRVTTLDPTELGPPDPQPGGGGVLAVAGGSVRDDTALSAARDAYRETVMATAHYEEEYDESLAENVSEEFSDTVASALTGGDALTPQLHLALADGADRARRERDELLAELDREEAALSESEDALTPAAEAAEGILESDLDRSGYADLIADYERAEWHERQVESLLADRQATVHERESERPYWYEYLYGSLRSPYPVLAAGTETLAALADAKDELAGAATTR, encoded by the coding sequence ATGACTCAGATGGGCGGTGGCGTCGGCAGGCTCCCCACCTCCTCGGTCGAGGAGAGCGTGGAGTCCGCCTGTTACGTCGCCGACTGTGGGCACCCCGAACTCGTCGCCGCGGTGACGGTGCTGTGTCTCACCGCCGCGTTCCTCCTGCTCTCCGGCATCGTTCTCGACAGGATCTTCGAGGCGCGGGACGCCCTGGAGGTCGAACGGACGCGGACGCGGGCCGAGCGGGACGCGTTCGATCGCTTCAGGCGGCGCGTCACGACGCTCGACCCGACCGAACTCGGGCCACCGGACCCGCAACCCGGCGGTGGGGGGGTGTTGGCCGTCGCCGGCGGCTCGGTCAGGGACGACACGGCGCTTTCTGCGGCCCGGGACGCGTACCGCGAGACGGTCATGGCGACGGCCCACTACGAGGAGGAGTACGACGAGTCGCTCGCGGAGAACGTGAGCGAGGAGTTCTCCGACACGGTCGCGTCCGCGCTGACGGGCGGGGACGCGCTCACCCCGCAACTCCACCTCGCGCTCGCCGACGGGGCCGACCGCGCGCGCCGCGAGCGCGACGAACTGCTGGCCGAACTGGACCGCGAGGAGGCGGCGCTCAGCGAGTCCGAGGACGCGCTCACGCCGGCGGCCGAGGCCGCGGAGGGGATCCTCGAGTCCGACCTCGACCGCTCGGGCTACGCGGACCTCATCGCCGACTACGAGCGCGCCGAGTGGCACGAGCGGCAGGTCGAGTCGCTGCTCGCGGACCGGCAGGCGACGGTCCACGAGCGCGAGTCAGAGCGGCCGTACTGGTACGAGTACCTCTACGGGAGCCTCCGGTCGCCCTACCCGGTGCTGGCGGCGGGCACCGAGACGCTGGCGGCGCTGGCGGACGCGAAGGACGAACTGGCCGGCGCGGCGACGACGCGCTGA
- a CDS encoding 4a-hydroxytetrahydrobiopterin dehydratase, whose product MAELLTDEEVSDRLPDGWERDGDEIVRTFEFDSYLEGVGFAAGAGGLAEEAFHHPELTIGWREVEARLTTHDAGGITGKDVELAGRFNELAD is encoded by the coding sequence ATGGCCGAACTACTGACCGACGAGGAGGTTTCGGATCGACTGCCCGACGGCTGGGAGCGCGACGGCGACGAGATCGTCCGGACCTTCGAGTTCGACTCGTATCTCGAAGGCGTCGGCTTCGCTGCCGGCGCGGGCGGGCTGGCCGAGGAGGCGTTCCACCACCCGGAACTCACGATCGGGTGGCGCGAGGTGGAGGCCCGCCTCACGACCCACGACGCGGGTGGCATCACGGGCAAGGACGTCGAGCTCGCGGGCCGGTTCAACGAACTGGCCGACTGA
- the lwrS gene encoding LWR-salt protein: MDAAYVFRVRFTLSPREVRLDPDEFETTARVPAPTPGEDGWLLFRDALWRGEANDSSHVRDLLAERLPAGVTVLSATFSEFETDEAYLAALEKEIARNLTAFRADSAGEAKHKYFGSSIRVR; this comes from the coding sequence ATGGACGCCGCGTACGTGTTCCGGGTCCGGTTCACCCTCTCGCCGCGGGAGGTCAGGCTCGACCCCGACGAGTTCGAGACGACCGCGCGGGTGCCCGCGCCGACGCCGGGCGAGGACGGCTGGCTGCTGTTCCGGGACGCGCTCTGGCGGGGCGAGGCGAACGATTCGAGCCACGTGCGGGACCTGCTGGCCGAACGGCTGCCGGCCGGCGTGACGGTGCTGTCGGCGACGTTCAGCGAGTTCGAGACCGACGAGGCGTACCTGGCCGCGCTGGAGAAGGAGATCGCCCGGAACCTGACGGCGTTCAGGGCCGATTCGGCCGGCGAGGCGAAACACAAGTACTTCGGCTCCTCGATCCGGGTCCGGTGA
- a CDS encoding mechanosensitive ion channel family protein — protein MIIQSTSLPLQVAIRETINRTIAEVVAYLPTIVGALLILVVGYVVGRILGGLVARIVRRIGIDRYTTGTAVEDVGSGDDVARTLGKVVAYYVYFVAIVAAADVLNIDLLTDLLVELGAYLPVILGALVVLLVGFIIGRIVGDIVAGIVGSFGVGPYLRETPLESLGDTEGEFGRIVGKLVTYYVYLLTLLAVADILRIDSLSMVLNEFADYLPALFGGLLVLLVGIWAAERIGGLVDDIDDGRAIHVASLAVKVLVYYITVTVALGAIGFTIAPLTSLFTTFIVAFFGALALALALGIGLAVGLGGQDYVAENIDGWVESARETAGSEDITDR, from the coding sequence ATGATCATCCAGAGCACGTCGCTCCCGCTGCAAGTCGCGATCCGCGAGACGATCAATCGGACGATCGCGGAGGTGGTCGCGTACCTGCCGACGATCGTCGGCGCGCTGCTGATCCTCGTCGTCGGCTACGTCGTCGGCCGGATCCTGGGCGGGCTCGTGGCGCGGATCGTTCGACGGATCGGCATCGACCGGTACACGACCGGGACGGCCGTCGAGGACGTCGGTAGCGGCGACGACGTCGCCCGGACGCTCGGGAAGGTCGTCGCCTACTACGTCTACTTCGTCGCCATCGTCGCCGCCGCGGACGTGTTGAACATCGACCTCCTCACGGACCTGCTGGTCGAGCTCGGAGCGTACCTGCCGGTGATCCTCGGGGCGCTCGTCGTCCTCCTCGTCGGGTTCATCATCGGGCGGATCGTCGGCGACATCGTCGCCGGAATCGTCGGCAGCTTCGGCGTCGGCCCGTACCTCCGGGAGACGCCCCTGGAGTCGCTCGGCGACACCGAGGGCGAGTTCGGCCGGATCGTCGGGAAACTGGTCACCTACTACGTCTACCTGTTGACGCTGCTGGCGGTCGCGGACATCCTCCGGATCGACTCGCTCTCGATGGTGCTCAACGAGTTTGCCGACTACCTCCCCGCGCTGTTCGGCGGGCTGCTCGTGTTGCTGGTCGGCATCTGGGCGGCCGAACGGATCGGCGGGCTGGTCGACGACATCGACGACGGCCGGGCGATCCACGTCGCCAGCCTCGCCGTGAAGGTACTCGTCTACTACATCACGGTCACCGTCGCGCTGGGCGCGATCGGCTTCACCATCGCTCCGCTCACCAGCCTGTTCACGACGTTCATCGTCGCGTTCTTCGGCGCGCTGGCGCTTGCGCTTGCGCTCGGCATCGGGCTCGCGGTCGGGCTCGGCGGGCAGGACTACGTCGCCGAGAACATCGACGGCTGGGTCGAGTCGGCCAGGGAGACGGCCGGCAGCGAGGACATCACCGACAGGTGA
- a CDS encoding HAD family hydrolase, which produces MVPDAYDFWLFDLDGTVVDADWAYTREVFDRVGDRLGREFTDRQAEVLWHGLEGSRDPKLREWGIDPAEFWPAFHAVEDPGTRAEASYVHEDAARLLSSLHEREVPVGVVTHCAEFLADPVVEHLDLTDWFDVFLCCSEETGWKPDPTPVTNAMDALGVDAAVQRGVLLGDGASDVGAAWNAGLDAVHVERHGYGERGRCVRADYRVRSFDDLPRGSDADPDLGVDSAGTGGVEVGDLGS; this is translated from the coding sequence ATGGTCCCCGACGCCTACGACTTCTGGCTGTTCGACCTCGACGGCACCGTGGTCGACGCCGACTGGGCGTACACCCGCGAGGTGTTCGACCGGGTCGGCGACCGCCTCGGCCGCGAGTTCACCGACCGGCAGGCAGAGGTGCTCTGGCACGGCCTGGAGGGCTCGCGCGACCCGAAGCTCCGCGAGTGGGGCATCGACCCCGCGGAGTTCTGGCCGGCGTTCCACGCCGTCGAGGACCCGGGAACGCGCGCCGAGGCGTCCTACGTCCACGAGGACGCCGCGCGCCTGCTCTCGTCGCTCCACGAGCGCGAGGTCCCGGTCGGCGTCGTCACCCACTGTGCCGAGTTCCTCGCGGACCCGGTCGTCGAGCACCTCGACCTGACCGACTGGTTCGACGTGTTCCTCTGCTGCTCGGAGGAGACCGGCTGGAAGCCCGACCCGACGCCCGTCACGAACGCGATGGACGCGCTCGGCGTCGACGCGGCCGTCCAGCGGGGCGTGTTGCTCGGCGACGGCGCGAGCGACGTGGGCGCGGCCTGGAACGCCGGCCTCGACGCGGTCCACGTCGAGCGACACGGCTACGGCGAACGCGGCCGCTGCGTCCGCGCGGACTACCGCGTGCGCTCCTTCGACGACCTCCCGCGCGGGAGCGACGCGGACCCGGACCTCGGCGTCGACTCCGCCGGCACGGGCGGCGTCGAGGTCGGCGACCTCGGCTCCTGA
- a CDS encoding diacylglycerol/lipid kinase family protein, which translates to MQRSVLVRNPESGDQAASVQAAALAEERGYEIRNTSESGDEVALAREAAESGADRVVACGGDGTLNGVVRGVQEASRLDDVTLGVVPAGTGNGFADNVGIRGVEHAFEVLDGGEVRRLDLGVVESLGDGPDTPGNSVLSPEGTTGRPFLNSCVCGLTAEASARTESELKKRVGTLAYVLTTLQHTRDFEGLKLDIRAGPEADPVWSGEALVLLVGNARRFPGRQADMEDGKLDLLVVERAPAIDYLASGAVDRFFRGGDSRLTRLTVPSVLVDATEPRQFSLDGEMVEHDRLSIETRERAISFAVGESYEPHPTFE; encoded by the coding sequence ATGCAGCGGTCGGTCCTCGTTCGAAACCCCGAAAGCGGCGATCAGGCGGCGAGCGTGCAGGCGGCAGCCCTCGCCGAGGAACGCGGCTACGAGATCCGGAACACCTCGGAGTCGGGCGACGAGGTCGCGCTCGCACGCGAGGCGGCCGAATCGGGCGCCGACCGGGTCGTCGCCTGCGGCGGCGACGGCACGCTCAACGGCGTCGTTCGCGGCGTCCAGGAGGCGAGTCGGCTGGACGACGTGACGCTGGGCGTCGTGCCGGCGGGCACGGGAAACGGCTTCGCCGATAACGTCGGCATCCGGGGCGTGGAACACGCCTTCGAGGTGCTGGACGGGGGCGAGGTCCGACGGCTCGACCTGGGCGTCGTCGAGTCGCTCGGCGACGGCCCCGACACGCCGGGGAACAGCGTGCTGAGCCCGGAAGGGACGACGGGCCGCCCGTTCCTCAACTCGTGCGTCTGCGGGCTGACGGCGGAGGCGAGCGCGAGGACCGAGTCGGAGCTGAAAAAGCGGGTCGGCACGCTGGCGTACGTCCTGACGACGCTCCAGCACACGCGCGACTTCGAGGGGCTGAAACTGGACATCCGCGCCGGCCCGGAGGCGGACCCGGTCTGGTCGGGCGAGGCGCTGGTCCTGCTGGTCGGGAACGCCCGGCGGTTTCCGGGCCGGCAGGCCGACATGGAGGACGGGAAGCTCGACCTGCTCGTCGTCGAGCGGGCGCCCGCCATCGACTATCTGGCGAGCGGTGCGGTCGACCGCTTCTTCCGCGGGGGCGACTCGCGGCTCACCAGGCTGACGGTGCCGTCGGTGCTCGTCGACGCGACCGAGCCCCGGCAGTTCTCGCTCGACGGCGAGATGGTCGAGCACGACCGACTGTCGATCGAGACGCGGGAACGGGCGATCTCGTTCGCGGTCGGCGAGTCGTACGAGCCACACCCGACGTTCGAGTGA
- a CDS encoding PHP domain-containing protein — translation MPEFAVDLHNHSRFFHGFVGRPTPYDPVGLRLHALVARRRGLDALTVTNHDYAYVGDADLPILPGIEVSTTRGHVLVVGPDPPRRTTPGELTPAEAVDRAHERGCAAIVAHPFRNGSVRESDADFDAVELNGKNPEHDARTLQFADRRGLPVVGGSDAHYPFEVGRAYTTVEADSLGPRDVADAIRAGDVSSVSNLGRLHRLLDRGYSVVHGGRRWLRSRAE, via the coding sequence GTGCCCGAGTTCGCCGTCGACCTGCACAACCACAGCCGGTTCTTCCACGGCTTCGTCGGTCGGCCGACCCCGTACGACCCGGTCGGGCTCCGACTGCACGCGCTCGTCGCCCGCCGTCGGGGGCTCGACGCGCTCACGGTGACGAACCACGACTACGCGTACGTGGGCGACGCGGACCTGCCCATTCTGCCGGGCATCGAGGTGTCGACGACCCGGGGGCACGTCCTCGTCGTCGGCCCGGACCCTCCCCGGCGGACGACGCCGGGCGAGTTGACGCCCGCGGAGGCCGTCGACCGCGCCCACGAGCGCGGCTGTGCGGCCATCGTCGCGCACCCGTTCCGGAACGGCTCCGTCCGGGAGTCGGACGCCGACTTCGACGCCGTCGAACTGAACGGAAAGAACCCGGAACACGACGCGCGGACGCTCCAGTTCGCCGACCGGCGGGGGCTCCCCGTCGTCGGCGGCAGCGACGCCCACTACCCGTTCGAGGTCGGGCGGGCCTACACGACCGTCGAGGCCGACAGCCTCGGGCCCCGCGACGTCGCCGACGCCATCCGCGCCGGCGACGTCTCCTCCGTCTCGAACCTCGGCCGGCTCCACCGGCTGCTCGACCGGGGGTACAGCGTCGTCCACGGGGGGCGGCGGTGGCTCCGGTCGCGGGCGGAATAG
- a CDS encoding Lrp/AsnC family transcriptional regulator, which translates to MDDLDRAILNVLRRDARTPYTEIADRVGTSEGTVRNRVDRMSEDGIIERFTVTTRTGNVKAMVETSVDMNVDTSEVSSTLAEWEEVDFVWQVSGEEDIVLIVDCVDTRAVNELISRARELPEVEGTKTRLILDERLG; encoded by the coding sequence ATGGACGACCTCGACCGGGCCATCCTGAACGTCCTCCGACGGGACGCGCGAACGCCCTACACCGAGATCGCCGACCGCGTGGGCACCAGCGAGGGAACGGTTCGCAACCGGGTCGATCGGATGAGCGAGGACGGCATCATCGAGCGCTTCACCGTCACCACGCGGACGGGGAACGTGAAGGCGATGGTCGAGACGAGCGTCGACATGAACGTGGACACGAGCGAGGTGTCGTCGACGCTCGCCGAGTGGGAGGAGGTCGACTTCGTCTGGCAGGTGTCGGGCGAGGAGGACATCGTCCTCATCGTGGACTGTGTCGACACCCGGGCGGTGAACGAACTCATCAGCCGGGCGCGCGAACTGCCGGAGGTCGAGGGGACGAAGACGCGGCTGATTCTCGACGAGCGACTGGGATAG
- the carA gene encoding glutamine-hydrolyzing carbamoyl-phosphate synthase small subunit encodes MADAYVALADGRVFDARCRSPGRTRGELVFTTAYTGYEESLTDPSYEEQVLTFSYPLIGNYGVRDERFESDRVHPNAAVAHELTEDVAEWLDGEDVPAVDHLDTRELVTSVREEGAMKCGIAAGPDATPEAAREELAACKGMSDHVDIGAQVSTTEAYTVSGGGEYDVALVDCGAKGSIAASLAERGADVHVLPYDVDAATVADLDPDVLFVSNGPGDPANFEATQALVGAFAGELPLAGICLGQQIVARAFGGETEKMAFGHRGVNQPVRDLESGKVVMTTQNHGYSVADPGSLDVTQVNVNDDTAEGLASDQHDVVTRQYHPEANPGPHDSLGFFDEVLELAGRTRSPVAAD; translated from the coding sequence ATGGCGGACGCCTACGTCGCGCTGGCGGACGGCCGCGTGTTCGACGCACGCTGCCGCTCGCCCGGCCGCACACGTGGTGAACTGGTGTTCACGACCGCGTACACGGGGTACGAGGAGTCGTTGACGGACCCCTCCTACGAGGAGCAGGTCCTCACGTTCTCCTACCCCCTGATCGGCAACTACGGCGTCCGAGACGAGCGATTCGAGTCCGACCGCGTCCACCCCAACGCCGCGGTCGCACACGAACTGACCGAGGACGTGGCCGAGTGGCTCGACGGCGAGGACGTTCCCGCGGTCGACCACCTCGACACGCGCGAACTCGTCACGTCCGTCCGGGAGGAGGGCGCGATGAAGTGTGGCATCGCCGCCGGCCCGGACGCGACCCCCGAGGCCGCCCGCGAGGAGCTCGCGGCGTGCAAGGGGATGAGCGACCACGTCGACATCGGCGCGCAGGTCTCGACGACCGAGGCGTACACGGTGTCGGGCGGGGGCGAGTACGACGTCGCCCTCGTGGACTGTGGCGCGAAGGGCTCCATCGCCGCCTCGCTCGCCGAGCGCGGCGCGGACGTCCACGTCCTCCCGTACGACGTGGACGCGGCGACGGTGGCCGACCTGGACCCGGACGTGCTGTTCGTCTCGAACGGGCCGGGCGACCCGGCGAACTTCGAGGCAACGCAGGCGCTCGTCGGGGCGTTCGCGGGCGAACTTCCGCTGGCGGGCATCTGTCTCGGCCAGCAGATCGTCGCCCGCGCGTTCGGCGGCGAGACGGAGAAGATGGCGTTCGGCCACCGCGGCGTCAACCAGCCGGTGCGCGACCTCGAGTCGGGCAAGGTCGTGATGACGACCCAGAACCACGGCTACTCGGTCGCCGACCCCGGCTCGCTCGACGTGACGCAGGTGAACGTGAACGACGACACCGCCGAGGGGCTCGCCAGCGACCAGCACGACGTCGTCACCCGGCAGTACCACCCCGAGGCGAACCCCGGCCCGCACGACTCGCTCGGCTTCTTCGACGAGGTGCTCGAACTCGCCGGACGAACGCGCTCGCCCGTCGCCGCGGATTAG
- a CDS encoding type II toxin-antitoxin system VapC family toxin, whose translation MTGRRLLADVNTLAIQLVDDHPGHPYVAEELVPALAGEDTLLVFGYLPLRVQWILQDLGFDTVDARNAVSSMLGYPMEFVDADDDTLLDAYEISAEKNHDVFDCFYLSLAREADADALLTTDRDFEQLCADESVDYLNPVPEDVLAEFHDAGE comes from the coding sequence ATGACGGGTCGTCGGCTCCTCGCGGACGTGAACACGCTCGCGATTCAACTCGTGGACGACCATCCGGGACACCCGTACGTCGCGGAGGAACTCGTCCCGGCGCTCGCCGGTGAGGACACGCTGCTGGTGTTCGGTTACCTCCCCCTCCGGGTGCAGTGGATCCTCCAGGACCTCGGCTTCGACACGGTGGACGCGCGAAACGCCGTCTCGTCGATGCTCGGGTACCCGATGGAGTTCGTCGACGCAGACGACGACACGCTGCTGGACGCGTACGAAATCAGCGCCGAGAAGAATCACGACGTCTTCGACTGCTTCTACCTCTCGCTCGCACGCGAGGCCGACGCCGACGCGCTCCTCACGACCGACCGGGATTTCGAGCAGCTGTGCGCTGACGAATCCGTGGATTACCTGAATCCGGTTCCCGAGGACGTGCTCGCGGAGTTCCACGACGCGGGGGAGTAG
- a CDS encoding AbrB/MazE/SpoVT family DNA-binding domain-containing protein has product MSSTDDGDGEETYGTAELNHRGRLTIPKRLRDELNLDDGTEFTVVREGGDIRLVRRLPELETLSRGEDWGEEAFRDAGEATFGDRR; this is encoded by the coding sequence ATGAGTTCGACCGACGACGGTGACGGTGAGGAGACGTACGGGACCGCAGAACTCAACCACCGGGGGAGGCTGACGATTCCCAAGCGGCTGCGAGACGAACTCAACCTCGACGACGGAACCGAGTTCACGGTCGTCCGCGAGGGCGGGGACATCCGACTCGTCCGCAGGTTGCCGGAACTGGAGACGCTCTCCCGTGGGGAGGACTGGGGCGAGGAGGCGTTCCGTGACGCGGGCGAGGCGACGTTCGGCGATCGACGATGA
- a CDS encoding Rieske (2Fe-2S) protein encodes MADAFHEAVPLAELQEDGHALMQAEGTPIALFHHEGEVRAVNNRCPHMGFPLTEGSVDEGVLTCHWHHARFELSCGDTFDPWADDVDTYPTEVRDGVVYVNPEPRRSEPPGVHWRDRLDDGLEQNLSLVLAKSAVALQDAGVDPTETVETGVLFGTRYREGGWSSGLTILVALANRLDDLEDEDRKRALFQGLTEVASDCADQPPKFDQDEFEASDVPFERLKSWFRENVEVRDADGAEHVLRTAVASGRGEDRLTELLVSAATDHRYLNTGHTFDFLNKATEALDLIGWDHEHAADLLASLVRGLATADRAEERSSWRQPADLAAMCADSFDRLDDMVAAGEGETWAKPDDLTDRLHSEDPEVVFDALDDAVRGGAAVEELAAAVTHAAGKRVAQFSTGNEFSDWNTVHHTFTYANAVHRAAGRTDATELYRGVYDAAVNVFLDRFLNMPPAPQPSVEADAEPAEALDQLLLCFEQQGEVNAAGAHAAHFLDGGGDPAELKAELGHALLREDAGFHTFQAYEAACRQFDVRYGGDDDEALSPGARDMLVAAARYMAAHFPTRREREQTFSIAARLLRGERLHGEESDADPDVEVTADD; translated from the coding sequence ATGGCAGACGCCTTCCACGAAGCGGTCCCGCTGGCGGAGCTACAGGAGGACGGCCACGCGCTGATGCAGGCTGAGGGCACGCCCATCGCGCTGTTCCACCACGAGGGCGAGGTTCGCGCGGTCAACAACCGCTGTCCCCACATGGGCTTCCCGCTCACCGAGGGGAGCGTCGACGAGGGCGTGCTGACGTGCCACTGGCACCACGCGCGCTTCGAACTCTCCTGCGGGGACACGTTCGACCCCTGGGCCGACGACGTCGACACGTACCCGACCGAGGTGCGCGACGGCGTGGTGTACGTCAACCCGGAGCCGAGGCGGTCGGAGCCGCCGGGCGTCCACTGGCGCGACCGACTCGACGACGGCCTCGAGCAGAACCTGAGCCTCGTGCTCGCCAAGTCCGCCGTCGCGCTCCAGGACGCGGGCGTCGACCCGACAGAGACCGTCGAGACCGGCGTGCTGTTCGGGACGCGCTACCGCGAGGGCGGGTGGTCCTCGGGGCTCACCATCCTCGTCGCGCTCGCCAACCGGCTGGACGACCTCGAAGACGAGGACCGCAAGCGGGCGCTGTTCCAGGGGCTGACCGAGGTCGCGAGCGACTGTGCCGACCAGCCGCCGAAGTTCGACCAGGACGAGTTCGAGGCGAGCGACGTCCCCTTCGAGCGCCTGAAGTCCTGGTTCCGCGAGAACGTCGAGGTCCGGGACGCCGACGGCGCCGAGCACGTCCTCCGCACGGCGGTCGCGTCGGGCCGTGGGGAGGACCGGCTCACCGAACTGCTCGTCTCGGCCGCGACCGACCACCGCTACCTGAACACCGGCCACACGTTCGACTTCCTCAACAAGGCGACCGAGGCGCTCGACCTGATCGGCTGGGACCACGAGCACGCCGCCGACCTGCTCGCCTCGCTGGTCCGTGGGCTCGCGACCGCCGACCGGGCCGAGGAGCGCTCCTCGTGGCGACAGCCGGCCGACCTCGCGGCGATGTGCGCGGACAGCTTCGACCGGCTCGACGACATGGTCGCCGCGGGCGAGGGCGAGACGTGGGCAAAGCCCGACGACCTCACCGACCGCCTCCACTCCGAGGACCCCGAGGTCGTCTTCGACGCGCTCGACGACGCCGTCCGTGGAGGGGCCGCCGTCGAGGAGCTCGCGGCGGCCGTCACCCACGCCGCCGGCAAGCGCGTCGCGCAGTTCTCGACGGGCAACGAGTTCTCGGACTGGAACACGGTCCATCACACGTTCACGTACGCGAACGCGGTCCACCGAGCGGCCGGGCGCACGGACGCGACGGAGCTGTACCGCGGGGTGTACGACGCGGCGGTCAACGTGTTCCTCGACCGCTTCCTCAACATGCCGCCCGCGCCCCAGCCGTCCGTCGAGGCCGACGCCGAGCCCGCGGAGGCGCTCGACCAGCTGCTCCTCTGTTTCGAGCAGCAGGGCGAGGTGAACGCCGCGGGCGCCCACGCCGCCCACTTCCTCGACGGCGGCGGCGACCCGGCCGAGTTGAAGGCCGAACTCGGGCACGCGCTCCTCCGGGAGGACGCCGGGTTCCACACGTTCCAGGCGTACGAGGCGGCGTGTCGGCAGTTCGACGTCCGGTACGGAGGTGACGACGATGAAGCGCTCTCGCCCGGGGCCCGGGACATGCTCGTCGCCGCCGCGCGCTACATGGCCGCCCACTTCCCGACCCGGCGCGAGCGCGAGCAGACGTTCAGCATCGCCGCCCGCCTGCTGCGCGGCGAGAGACTCCACGGCGAGGAGTCCGACGCCGACCCGGACGTGGAGGTCACCGCCGACGACTAG